Part of the Quercus robur chromosome 5, dhQueRobu3.1, whole genome shotgun sequence genome, CATATTTGAATGCGAGAACATCTCtgataaaaatttttattcattatattatgtttatttattaagaTTTCTTCATACATGAATAATCTGTTTTTTTccagttttattcataattctACTTACTAATTGAAAGGTTTTTAGTTTTAGATAGACATCATGTACAATTTACttaaatttttgtgattttggtatAGCTATAAGTCTGTTTGTTTTAGCTTAATTACATGTCAACTTACTTTTATCtttaacaaatttataattttttaaagtctCACTTTTTTCTAAATTGATTGTACTTTGGtagaataaatttatttttaaacaaaatagcTCAATGGGAATAAACTTGTCCCAAAGCACTCTATAAACATATATGTACCTAATTTTTAGAGCTTAAATTATTTTGGCACAACCTTTACTTCTTTGCTTTTTATCCTACCATTGTTTCCCTTTTATAGGTATAGAATATTCAAAGAcattgaaaaaataagaatatttttttaattgtttttattgaaGTTTGACATATAAAAGAGAATAGtttattagttttattatttatttattaattattacacTAACACGCCATAACCaaaattgcaaatttattagttatatcactaggaaataaataaaaaatcaaaataatattatattattatatgaatttaatataacaatagaattaaattttttggttgGGGTGCATGAGAGAGAAATGCCCCCCCAATCCCTATCTTCGTCCTTAGTTGCAACCCTCTACACCTCAGAGGGTATCTCATGAGACTTTCATCTCTTAGTATGTGAGACTAAACCTGTGTGGGGTACACATATTATGAGAGAGAGGTCTAATGAAAACGTTTTATAAGATACTTTTTCATATATTATGGTTTAAGCTAATAATATAGTAGCTCATGGTGTATCTCCCTCTTCCCTAGCTCACAagactggtttttttttttttttttggattattaataatttaatagtcTATATATATGGTGAAGATGAGagaaacttaaattagaattccaaattagagttccaattttgtctcatgtgtcctaaattatttattcttaaagaattttatttcttaattttagaattaaatgtggaaccacatcataaatatttatccaaGTAAGTTATTacgtacaaaaatcaaagagtttataataaatgaatcataaaaaaaaaaaataataaagtacttcacaataatttttaaagagttaacaaaatataaaaatgactatcaatagtatttaaattatatatatatatatatatatatattgtaaggactcaatttgtaacgacccaaaatgatgtAGGGTTcacacgtaaaaaggcccaaacaatatcacttatagagcgtgggtttgaaaggctaggccttggtcaccggacggtagtttgccgtggtgttcatacagaattaaattgtgttcgctcgaggagtctttctcctggaggcggactgggaggctctggttcttggccatttttcccaaccTCTCTTTCCAGATTGCTTGcttccccttttatattagcctatatctcttatccttcgtccacgtgtaggttcgactttccaggactaatacttgtcccatcaacccatacccaaagtggttgggggtggttgtaaaagctgaagagcatggctctgtcaggtgcagagtattcaatggcagtaatggcagctttccctttgtctttggtcgttatactatccagtgtccccttctctattgacatagatattttagattttttccaaaactgttcctataccgctcttgccctttcttttagggggacctcggatatgccgatGACAGAATTGTCCTCGGTTATGTCTCAAGACTACCTGGACTTTTATTACAcgtcctcggctatacccctcctcggctcgggccttgggcccaatGTAAAAACGGGCCAGGGCCACAACTTCTTGGGCcacacaatagcccctcaaaatcctgctgtccgacctcttagtcggagaggagggttttagTGATGCCAAGCCTTTATTACAGCTCATTTAACTCTGACCTTCATTAATGTTGGTATCCCTTCATCTATTTAGGAAATGCGCCGAGTTACGAGACATTCGTCTAGATTTTCACACGGGGCGCTCCTGCCGTTTCAGTGTACGAGGCGCATCTTTAATAGATTTACACTACAAGGCCGATCAAATCTGACGGTTATAGATGACATTGGGAAGTTGAACAGACACTATATCATTTGCAGTTCTTCTTAGAAATCTGTACGGATTAAATGCCACTGAACTtaccttccatataagaagccaGATAAGAGGGTACTTCCTTTATATAAAGACCCTTTAACGTTTCTAAAGCCTTCAACCTCAAGTTGCGCTCAAAGTTTTCCTTATTAGCACATTCAAATCTTATAGTGTGATATGTCTGAGGTAAAAACGGGGGTGAAGAGACCACATCCTTTCCAAAAGCACCGCGTCCCTTCAAAGCttaagatggctcggtcaggacagggttggcagagactcaagatatttCTCAtcctccttcagccaaaatctgaagcaggAGCTAATCGCATCAAGCTTTTGGTGCAATTGAGCTGGGGTTGCTCATCATCAGTACCATCCGCTCTCCTATAAGCATAGCTAATATGGCACCAGCATGTTAGGAGTCAGGGCTGATGCAGGGActaagtatccctgcttcttcctctcttccttcactggtgcctccttttgcccccctttcttcttctttcccatcaccagatccatcctggtgcttttccttcttcctcttcttctcctcttccaccAAGGGAGGTCCTCCTTTCAATATGGGTGCTACTGGAGCAGAATTTGGAAAGATTTCGGAGCAGAGCTTAAAAAGACTtctggttgtttgtttgtgtgttttttttttttattattattgtttttacaATTCGTTTTCTGTATAGGCTCGTTTAAGCCCTTCATAGTACgctgtaatacctctttatattaataaaagtcaacattgctttattttgtatattctacctcttctttctgaaatggttattttgtatattctaccatatgacttcttttttatttttatattctgaaCGATGtttagggccgaaatcccagttaataaaaagaccttactctgtgcttattgaaactatctggcacaataatgccgacttgAACAAATGATATTTAGGGAAGAAACCTTTGTTTGAGAGAAAGATGTAATTCTGTACTTATCAGGCTATTCGGCTTGATAAGGCCGTCCTAAAAAAAGCAATACTTAGGGTTGAAACCCCTGCTAAGGAAAAGATGTtaagaaaaagatgttattaCGAACTTATTAGAGTTGTTcggcacaacaatgccgacctGAGAAAGCGGTACATACCCCAAAACAGCCGAGATGACAGCTGAATGCTCGGTGCGGTGTAGGAGGTAACCGTCCGAGGATATGTAACCCAAAATGAATAGCCCCTGCGGGTCGCTGAGTAATAAGGCGTTTCGCCATTTTCCTAATGACCTtcatagccttaaccttttctggcatttggtccgaggactgagcgactTAGAATTCTCTTTGAGTAGCTGATTTTTCCATAGgtctgagtccgaggaccatacaataccttggttctgtacaaaacttgatttctttaagtagttggtttccccataggtttgagtccgaggaccatgcaataccttggttctgtccaaaacttagcttttttaagtagttggtttccccataggtttgagtccgaggaccatgcaataccttggttctgtccaaaactcagtttttaaatagttggtttccccataggtttgagtccaaggaccatgcaataccttggttctgtccaaaacttagcttttttaagtagttggtttccccataggtttgagtccgaggaccatgcaattccttggttctatccaaaactcagtttttaagtagttggtttctccataggtttgagtccgaggaccatgcaataccttagttctgtccaaaacttagcttttttaagtagttgggggaattaaccctTCGGCTATGGCGCgggaccttggtttagggggatGAGCTCCTCGGCCAACCCCCTAGAACCATTCGTGCTGCTGACACTATgaagcgcagcccctagtgaagaaacgtagcccctaaTGGAACTTTACGCCCACCacctgtgccaacacacaagcctccccacagacggcgccaattgtaaggactcaatttgtaacgacccaaaatgatgttgggttcgcacgtaaaaaggcctaaacaatatcacttataaagcgtgggtttgaaaggctaggccttggtcaccggacggtggtttgccgtggtgttcatacagaattaaatcgtgttcactcgaggagtctttctcttggaggcggactgggaggctctggttcttggctatttttcccagcctctcttTCCAGATTGCTTGCTTCCCCTTTTATATTAACCTGTATCctttatccttcgtccacgtgtaggttcgactttccaggactgatacttgtcccatcagcccatacccaaagtggttgggggtagttgtaaaagctgaagagcatgcctctgtcaggtgcagagtattcaatggcagtaatagtagctttccctttgtccttgatcattatactatccagcgtccccttctctattgacatagatattttagattttttccaaaactgttcctataccgctcttgccctttctttcagggagacctcggatatgccgaggatAGAATTGTCCTCGGTTATGTCTCAGGACTACCTGGACTTTTATTACATGTCCTCGGCTATACccgtcctcggctatacccctcctcggctcgggccttgggcccaatGTAAAAACGGGCCAGGGCCACAACTTCttgggccccacatatatatatatatatatatatatgaattatattatgcatcttattatatatttttaagtgaagTTATGTGAAGTTGTTATGGGAACACAAAAAGAGTGAAGGAGAGATGGTTCTTATTAGAGTTAAGCAGGAGAAAAAGTACATGGTATTGTGTGATGAGTTTGAGGTTCCATGTCATAATGAATAGTAGGGGGACGGTGTACCATTTGTGTAAGTCCAATTTTTCTCTGCTCTACCTTGGATAGTCCAAAatcttatttattcttttattttatcaaagcCATAGACTCTCGTCAAATAAGTTGGCTCTTGTCAAAtatgtcttcttcttctgctaCCTCTTCTTCAATAAATTCAACAACTATGTCCCATCCtaatgttttgattttaattgtagataaatgttgtaaaaatagtATGTGTCTCTAATTAAAActtttatataaacaaattaacaagTAGCCTTTGGTGCATATGCTAAGGAACCTATAAAACTTTTGATTATAGAAATGAATCAGTACAGCAAGGTTAGCATCCTTTCCCTAAAAACTTGCCAACACACTAATACAAAATGGAATACAATAAAAACACGTAGCCCCCTTGCATATGTCTTCTATGGACCTACACATGCTCTTCAATTGGGTGCTGTCAACTTGGGTGATGGGCCATTTGTTGGGAGGTGCTTGAGTTGGAGAAGTGGGTATACAGTATACTATCACTACAAGAAAACGGGCTATTGCGGCGGGCCAAAACCGCCGCTAAAGCTACATACGACCTATAGCGGTGGGTGCTATTGCGGCGGGCCATCCCATCAGTGTTGCAGTGCCGCTATAGGTTAATTGCGGCGGTCACGAAAAGCGCCGCTATAGATGTACCTTTTAGCGGTGGGAGAAGGTTTATTGCGGCGGGCATAAAACCGCCGCCATACGTGTTTAGAATTAGTGGCATTAACTTTTAGCGGCGGGTCATGTCCGCCGCTATTGTGTCTACCTTTAGCGGCGGGCAGACAGCGCCGCTATAGGTAATCAATCAAAAATGACTAATTGCACTTGTAGCGGCGGGTAGAAACGCTGCTATATGTTTCAACCTTTAGCAGCGGACAATAAGTGCCGCTATAGGGATTCATTTAAAACGTAAAATGTGCACATTTAGCAGCGCTTTTTGACCGCCGCtataggtattttttttttttagaaacattttccTAGTGGGTTTTAAAACCACTATTTGCTAATAAATAAATGGTTTGCAGACCTATTACAAAAAAACCTATAATAGTTTTAGCTCTACTAACACAACACCACAAATGTAACTAATTAACAACACTACAAATGTCTTGAAACTAACGTAAtattaacatagaaatatatttatcaaaCTTGTAATTGAAGAAAAGTGCCGATGAAACTTTCGGCCTATATTGCACAAAATTAAACACGTTACAACACAATATAAACCCTTACAAATCCCAAAGCTCCTATACCCAAAATTTAACACCAAAAATCTATTGATGCGAATTGAAAACAAATCTGCGAATACCTTagatttcaattcaaaatttaaaaaaaaaaaacacaaaatttttaccACAGATCTAATCAGTATAGGAAACGATCAAACGAAGCAACTATCGCATCCACAATCACCGACACTACCAGATTCGCTTATAcacatatagttttttttttttttttaaatagacaaaATTAATGTATAGTTATTTCTAATACCCTTGTATTCACAAATTACTGTGATGTACTTAGAATATTCTCAATACATAACAGTGATTTTCATACCCTTTATGCAACATCACATGAATGTGCAGCCGCAAACAATGCAAATATCATAACAGGATGAAACCAATCACAAACTTCAATGAGATACATAAACCCAAGGAACTTCCCTAAAATCCAACCAACAAGTATATTATCAATATAGGGCCCAATTTATTTTCTAGATGAGTTGGGAGTTGGTGCTAATGGTCCATGAAGACTATCTCTTTCCTAAAGTAGCATCAAAATTTCCATTATACATAGGCATTTAAAAAACTTGATTCtcattaaatcatatataaattataatacacAATATCACATGAACGCAGAGTGTAAAAATCACTTAAGGGGAAAAAACTCACAATCCCATAAAATCCATAGAAGATGCTAATGGTGCAGGAGGAATTACCTCTACTAACGGAGCATCAATATTTTCGGCCTCTTTAGgcattgcatacaagtatacaacTTGATTCtcattaaatcatatatatacaaTAGATAGTGTGTATCTTCTCTGGCATATCTGTGATCAAAAGAAGACAATTAGATGATGatagaagttaaaaaaataccTTATCATTAGTGGAAAATAGCAAACAAGTAATCATGCGCATGCAACACCTTAAACTTTGAATTTAGACCACAAAATATTAGCAaactaagaaaacaaaacatGATTTGTAATGAATGtagaaattcatattttgacaATTACATACATTTCTAAGTAGTATCTTTTCTTAGAAAAGTTCAAAAATATGTGCACCATCCTAGCACAAAGAAGTAGACAAGGGTAAATacaaaaatgactaaatttaacaactctaaaaaaaaaatcccacacatttgagaaagaaaaatagctcATTGTTGCAATCCAAATGTATAGCattcttttgagaaaaaaaaaagaatttcaaatcCAGAACTGAAATTCCATGTCCCAAAGTAAGTCATTGTAAAATTACAAACCTGTTTATATACTTAATTCAACTATGGTACCAACAGATGTATCTTAAATGCAAAGTGATGATAAAGTGGGCAAGTAAACAACTCTAATTACATATTGCAGGAGGTGGATTCCTTCAGAACTACTAATTCACTTGGGTTAATGACTTATTAAATTTACTTttaactaataacaataataactaaaataatcaatttataGACTTAAACAATTTGACAATACACCGTATATCCCTCCTTCATTTTGAaatacaacatattaaaataaatcaaatacctacttttatattatttttttagaccAACATGCACTATTCCAATCTTTTCCAACAAGATAAATCAACCAATTCAATTCAGAATGCCCAtctttaaacttaaaaataaataaataaataaattgacatgaaGAAACCTCAATCCAACCACAAAATTTACCTTAAGCACGATAACTATGTCAAGGTTGGATAGGCAATTGTGAGATTACTACCTCTTTACGTAAAATTTCTCCACAAGCAAATAAAGCACAAGAGTTTCAGGTTTACAAAATTAGATTGAACTTATATCCAAAGTTTAAAAATCACCGCCTGCAAGCGGCATGGCCACCTAAACCAAAATGAttgaagagataaagagaaagaataaTTAAGAGTCTTAGTGTGTTTAAATTAGGgtaaaaaaaggagagagtttagagacaaaaacaAGATAATTTGCTATCTTTAGAAGGAAAGTGCCATTTCCACCCAAACTAATGATTCTCATTCAATAATTTACACAGGCATCAAATTCCCATTAAATACGCAAGTTGTGAAATTAACTATTCATATGGCACCTAGCATAAGCAAGACAATAAACTAAAACCAAGTTGATGAAAAGATATTGAGTTTAAATCACTAAAAAATGGATTTGCTACAAAAACAATAGAGTTCAATGCATCAAAAGTGCTTATTAGGAATGTGGGGATTTTGCAGATTTCAAATCTATCTGCTGTTATAagactattttaatttttaggatagATCACTTGTTCATATTGAGATCAATAGACGCAACACAATAACAAACGAGGTGAGTATGATATTTCATTACCAAAAACacacaacaatttcataatcATGTCAATATGTAAATGTAATTTGGATATAGACATGGACATACTAGTTGATGACAAATAACCAAGCCATTGAAGATTCCCATCCATTAGCGTACTCCTTAGAAGTTCTTCATGCTGAAGCATCTACAAAGTTGGTAACAAAACAATGGGCCAAAATCACTCATATAAAAAAAGATcatgaaaaagtaaataatcaaTTCAGTaaagtctttaatttttttttttaaacgacAATTACTTTAAGCGTACCAGGTCACTAATACCCACAACAGGAGGGACTGAAACAACAAAGATTTGATCCTTTAAGAAACCTTCAGCGGTTGGTAAATGGGGATACCGACGAGATGACACTGAAATTGATGCACATAACAAAACATATTGACCCAGCCTGTTTTTCTCCTCAAATAACAAGCCCTACACAGCACCCAATTCCATTCTAAttataatcaaacaaagaaacatgttGACCCCATAAAATCATAGCTGGCACAAAAAACTAACACCAACTTTTCATGACTTACCCTATGAGAACTTGGAGGATGTTGTTGCTAATTAAAGCAAGAGACAGGAGAGAGATTATTATATAgaaccataataataataactaatgaaGTAGTGGTGCAGAGAAGATAAGAATTAAGTGAATTCATCATGGTCATGAAAGAATATCATGTCACCATGAAGTCATGCATGCCTAATCAAAGCAAGAAAACTAGAAACTATAATAAAAGCCCAAGTGCTTGTCCTGCTGAAACCACCACAGAAGCAACCAGACCCAGATCGAGTGAGATATGAAGTTATGActcttcaaattttattttttctctcttttcaatgGATGACAATAGTATTATAATATATTGAGAGTGTAGGTTGTAGGTAGCTGTCGTTTCATACTTGAATTTAAATgaattgcattaaaaaaaaaaaagtttcattctCGATATAGCAAAGCAATAATACCTGTCTAGTGCCTAAAATATGGCATTGACGAGAAAAAGTAAACTTTTAACCTTGGAATGCCCTAGTACAGTAGTCACCTATtgggcaattaaaaaaaaaaaatgaagcatgTTAGACAGAAAAGGGAAACCAAGCAAaacttgcaaaaaaataaagcttaAAGATCTTTCCAGACATTAAAATCAGTAGATGAGTTGCTATAATTTACAATACTGTCTTGGCACCCAATAAAGTATGAACTTCGAATTGGATCCACATTTACTAAAGCATGGGCAGTTCCGCTTGGGCTAGCTGCAACAGCAATCTCGTCTGCATCAATTATCACTTCAGCGCAACCTTTACCAACTACTTGGTAGTTCTCCAACTGCAAATAGTtcacaaatgaaaattaaataattaattttttttttttttttaaagtcgaAGGAATATGAAAACATCATATAAGATTcatcaaattatattattaaacttGAAATATTTACATTCAGATAATGTATAACACCCTCACTGTGATACATAAAAACCAAATCAGTCTTTTGCCAATCACTAGTGAAATATCACAGACTGGATCCCATATTCCAGTA contains:
- the LOC126728103 gene encoding uncharacterized protein LOC126728103; this encodes MVSISRLDFGLLEIRPGALRGNHRHHTCNETLVIWGAKTKYQLENYQVVGKGCAEVIIDADEIAVAASPSGTAHALVNVDPIRSSYFIGCQDSIVNYSNSSTDFNVWKDL